Genomic window (Burkholderia pyrrocinia):
AATGACTGGTATCGATTGATATATGTGAAATATAGAGTGATTTATATATTCACACCATTTGGCATGGTTGCTTAATTTAGATCAATGGTAACGTTTCCGAATCAGGGCATCCACCTACGAGGAGACGGACCGGAAATGCATGCGAGCGCGTTAGAATGTGCCCACTAAATTTCGCATTGAATCGTCGCAGGAAATGGTGGAGTCGTTACAAACTCTCGAGCACCTTGTTGCGTTGAAAGCGGGAGGCATGCGTTCGCGCATGTATACACAATCCAATTGTCCGACACGAGCATTCCATGCAGACCATGCTAAGTCCGCACGAAATTACTACTTTAATGATCGTTTGGGGTGCTCCGGATCAGATCGAACTGGATCGCGACGAACTCGTCACGCTCATCGAGCATCGTCTGATCGCTCTTGATCAGCCGGCATCGGGCTGTCGGCGTGTCCAGGTTACCGCAGAGGGTCGCGCTGTCCTGAAAGCGGTTTCGCGAATGCGTTGAGTGATCCGGAGTTGGCCGAAAAAGACGGAGGCTGCGATGAGCGGAGCATGGGTCGGATTCGTGGGCGGCGCGTTCGTGCTGGCGTTTGCGGCAATTGCCGCAATGAACCGCTATCGCCGCGAGCATCGTCGCGCGGAATTGCTTAGAAATCTGGACCACCATGAATGGTGGCACTGGACTCATCACTCCACGGCGGGTTCGCGAACCGCGAAACGATGAACCCGGCACATCGCAGGCGAGGCATCCGGCAGCAGGTCGCGCGCAACACGTTGCAATAACGCGTCGAGCGCGGCCATCTCTATCGGCTTGACGAAGTGATCGTCGAATCCGGCGCGCGCGGTGCGCAGGCGGTCGGACGGCGAATCGGCCGACATGCAGCGGGCCCGGCAGTCCTCGGTGCGGTCAGCCATCGCGGCTGGGCGCAAGTGACGCGCATCCGCTACACGATTGCATCGGCGACGCCCGACGGGCTCTACGCGAACGTCGACTTTGCAACCACGCTGACGAGCGGCGCAATCGTGACGACGATGAAGCGCGACTACGTGGCCTTCATGCCGAAACCGGATGCAGCGCTGGCCGTGCAGAATCTCGCCGATGCGTTCGAGCATGACGACGAGAAGCATCCCCATAGCGCACTGAAATATCGTTCACCACGCGAGTTTCGACGCGCCGTGGATTCATCGACGGTAGTGCGAGGCTGTGTCCGGGACGACGGGGGGCAACTCCAGTCCATTTAGTGTTCGGGCGGGATGACGCAGATCTAATTTTAGGGGCCGTATCGAAAAGCCTTGCGGGTAGCGGCTCACGGCACGGGCACGATCCAAAGTTAAATGAAATGTGATCACTTGCCGCCGCAAAATTTTGCACAATGTCGGCAGCGTGGCTTTCCGCCCCGATTCGCCCCGGGCCACCGGCCAGCCGGACCGGGGCCGGCCCGAACCGGCCACCGATCGCCTGCCGACCACCAACCATCACTACCGAGCCCACTGTGCCGCCGCCCACCGCCATGGACCATCCGAAACGCATCCTGATCGTCGAGGACGACGCCGACATCGCCGACGTGCTGAGCCTGCACCTGCGCGACGAGCGCTACGAAGTCGTGCACAGCGCGGACGGCGCGGAAGGGCTGCGCCTGCTCGAACAGGGCAACTGGGACGCGCTGATCCTCGACCTGATGCTGCCGGGCGTCGACGGCCTCGAAATCTGCCGGCGCGCACGCGCGATGACGCGCTACACGCCGATCATCATCACGAGCGCGCGGTCGAGCGAGGTGCACCGGATCCTCGGCCTCGAACTCGGCGCCGACGACTATCTGGCGAAGCCGTTCTCGGTGCTCGAACTCGTCGCGCGCGTGAAGGCGCTGCTGCGGCGGGTCGACGCGCTTGCGCGCGATTCGCGGATCGACGCGGGCACGCTCGACATCGCCGGGCTGTCGATCGACCCGATCGCGCGCGAGGCGAGCGTCGACGGCGCGCGCATCGACCTCACGCCGCGCGAATTCGACCTGCTGTATTTCTTCGCGCGGCACCCGGGCAAGGTGTTCTCGCGGATGGACCTGCTCAATGCCGTGTGGGGCTACCAGCACGAAGGCTACGAACACACGGTCAACACCCACATCAACCGGCTGCGCGCGAAGATCGAGGCCGATCCGGCCGAGCCCGTGCGGATCCTCACCGTGTGGGGACGCGGCTACAAGCTCGCCGCGCCGGGCCAGCGGGACGCGTCATGAAACTCACGCTCACCCAGCGGCTGTCGCTCGTGTTCTCGATCCTGCTGCTCGCGTGCTCGGGCGCGTCGGCGTGGCTGCAGATCCGCGCGAACGACATGCGCGAGAAGGAAGTCGTGCAGGCGCTGTCGCGCGACCTGGCCGCCAACATCGCCAACAGCGCGCCGCTGATGGACACGAACGGGCTGCGCCCCGACGCCGTGCGCACGCTGTTCGGCCAGCTGATGGGCGTGAACCCGAGCGTCGAGGTGTACCTGCTCGACAACGCGGGGCGGATCAAGGGCGACGATGCGCCGCCCGGCCACGTGAAGCGCGATCGCGTCGACCTCGCGCCCGTGCAGCGCTTCATCGCGGGCCAGCCGCTGCCGATCCTCGGCGACGATCCGCGCAGCCCCGACGCGCGCAAGGTGTTCAGCGCCGCGCCGCTGCAGCGCGCCGGGCAGCCGCCGTCGGGTTATATCTACGTGGTGCTGCTCGGCGAGGCGCACGACCGGCTGGCCGCGCGCGTCGACGCCGGCAACGTGCTGCGCACGACGTTGTGGTCGATGGCGCTCGTCGCGCTGCTCGGCCTGCTCGCCGGCCTCACCGCGTTCAGCTTCATCACGCGCCCGCTGCGCCGGCTGACGGACGCGCTGCGCCGCTTCGACGCGAACGGCGCGCCCGACACGCAGCCGCCGATGCCGCGCTCGCTGCCGGGCCGGCGCGGCGACGACATCGCGGTGCTCGAATCCGCGTTCGCGCAGATGGCCGACCGGATCGGCGACCAGTGGCGCGCGCTGACGCACCAGGACCAGCAGCGGCGCGAACTGATCACGAACATCTCGCACGACCTGCGCACGCCGCTCACGTCGCTGCACGGCTATCTGGAGACGCTGTCGCTGAAGTCCGACGCGCTCGGCGAGCCCGAACGGCGGCGCTACCTGTCGATCGCGCTCGCGCAGAGCGCGAAGGTCGGCCGGCTCGCGCAGGCGCTGTTCGAGCTCGCGCGGCTCGAATCGGGCGGCGTGCAGGCCGAGCGCGAGCCGTTCTCGCTCGTCGATCTCGTGCAGGACGTGTTCCAGAAATTCGAGCTGGCCGCGCAGGCGCGCGGCGTCGCGCTGCATGCGCGGATTCCGCCGCGCGTGCCGGTCGTGTCGGCCGATCTCGGGATGATCGAGCGCGTGCTGACCAACCTGCTCGACAACGCATTGCGGCACACGCCTTCGCACGGCGAGGTCGAGGTCGCGCTGGCGCCGCAGGGCGACTGCGTGGTCGTGACCGTGTCGGATACCGGGGAGGGGATTCCGGTGGCGCGGCGCGAAGGGCTGTTCCAGCGGCCGCAGCGGCCGATGAGCGGCGGCGCGGTGACGAGCGGCGGGCTCGGCCTGCTGATCGTGCACCGGATGCTGGCGCTGAACGGCAGCAGCATCCGGCTCGTCGACCGGGCCGGACGCGGTGCGGTGTTCGAATTTGCGCTGGCAGTCGCGGCGCCGGCGGCCGGCGACGCACGCTGAAATTCGTCGGCGTCGGCGTCGTTCGGGTTCAGCCGCCGCGCTTGCGCCGCACGTCGCTCGGCGTGGTGCCGGTCCAGCGCTTGAACGCGTGGCGGAATCCGACCGCATCGCTGAAGCCGAGCGTCAGCGCGATGTCCTCGGTGCTGAGCGTGGTCGTGCTCAGGTAGTCGATCGCGAGCGCCTTGCGCACGCTCGTCAGCAGTTCGCTGTACGACGTGCCTTCCGCTTCGAGCTTGCGGCGCAGCGTGCGCGACGTGATGCAGAGGATGTCCGCGATCGCGTCGATGTCCGGAAAGTGTCCCGGCGTGCGCGTGAGCTCCTGATAGACGCGGCGCGTGACGCCCGACTGGGTGCGAAGTTCGTCGAGCAGGCGCGCGCAATGCGACGACACCTGCGCGGCGGTGATCGGATTCGCGAGCTGCGGCGCGCGCGCGAGCCACGCAGCCGGGTAGTCGAGCACGTTGCGCGGCTGGCCGAACGCTAGCGGGCATTCGAGCGCGTCGGACAGCAACGCCACATGCGGCGGCTCCGGCTGCGTGAACTGCGCGCGCGCCGGCACGCACCATGCACCCATCACGTCCTTGATGATCGTCACGTGCAGCGCGAACTGCATGTCGATCAGGAAGCGGTACAACGGCGGGTCGAGGCAGGGCAGCAGCACCTCGTCCTGGTTCGGAAACAGCCACGACGCCGTATCGCCCTGCGCGACCCAGTGGATCTCGAGCGCGCGGTTCGCGAGCTGGTGATATTTGACGGCCGAGTCGAACGCATGGGCCATCGACTCCGAGCACAGCATCGCGTAGCCGTACATCCCGTAGCTCGATGCATGCAGCAGGCGGCCGACGCGCACGCCGAGATCGGAACCGTCGTACCGGCCGATCGCATTGCGCGCGGCCGTCAGGAACTGCTGCGACGACGTGAGCGTGAACGGGTCCGCGACGTCGGCCGGCGTGAGGCCGGTGCCGTCGAGCACCGTGGCCGGGTCGAGACCGGCCTGCGCGGCGACGTCGATCAGCACGGCCAGCTTGGCCGGCGAGAAGCGCTGCTCGCGCAGCGCATGGGCGGGTGCGGCGTCCGGCAGGCGGGCTGCGCGGGCGGCCGTCGGGGTCAAGAGC
Coding sequences:
- a CDS encoding AraC family transcriptional regulator, with translation MPRSALLTPTAARAARLPDAAPAHALREQRFSPAKLAVLIDVAAQAGLDPATVLDGTGLTPADVADPFTLTSSQQFLTAARNAIGRYDGSDLGVRVGRLLHASSYGMYGYAMLCSESMAHAFDSAVKYHQLANRALEIHWVAQGDTASWLFPNQDEVLLPCLDPPLYRFLIDMQFALHVTIIKDVMGAWCVPARAQFTQPEPPHVALLSDALECPLAFGQPRNVLDYPAAWLARAPQLANPITAAQVSSHCARLLDELRTQSGVTRRVYQELTRTPGHFPDIDAIADILCITSRTLRRKLEAEGTSYSELLTSVRKALAIDYLSTTTLSTEDIALTLGFSDAVGFRHAFKRWTGTTPSDVRRKRGG
- a CDS encoding response regulator transcription factor — encoded protein: MDHPKRILIVEDDADIADVLSLHLRDERYEVVHSADGAEGLRLLEQGNWDALILDLMLPGVDGLEICRRARAMTRYTPIIITSARSSEVHRILGLELGADDYLAKPFSVLELVARVKALLRRVDALARDSRIDAGTLDIAGLSIDPIAREASVDGARIDLTPREFDLLYFFARHPGKVFSRMDLLNAVWGYQHEGYEHTVNTHINRLRAKIEADPAEPVRILTVWGRGYKLAAPGQRDAS
- a CDS encoding sensor histidine kinase, producing MKLTLTQRLSLVFSILLLACSGASAWLQIRANDMREKEVVQALSRDLAANIANSAPLMDTNGLRPDAVRTLFGQLMGVNPSVEVYLLDNAGRIKGDDAPPGHVKRDRVDLAPVQRFIAGQPLPILGDDPRSPDARKVFSAAPLQRAGQPPSGYIYVVLLGEAHDRLAARVDAGNVLRTTLWSMALVALLGLLAGLTAFSFITRPLRRLTDALRRFDANGAPDTQPPMPRSLPGRRGDDIAVLESAFAQMADRIGDQWRALTHQDQQRRELITNISHDLRTPLTSLHGYLETLSLKSDALGEPERRRYLSIALAQSAKVGRLAQALFELARLESGGVQAEREPFSLVDLVQDVFQKFELAAQARGVALHARIPPRVPVVSADLGMIERVLTNLLDNALRHTPSHGEVEVALAPQGDCVVVTVSDTGEGIPVARREGLFQRPQRPMSGGAVTSGGLGLLIVHRMLALNGSSIRLVDRAGRGAVFEFALAVAAPAAGDAR